A genomic stretch from Oncorhynchus tshawytscha isolate Ot180627B linkage group LG07, Otsh_v2.0, whole genome shotgun sequence includes:
- the LOC112254944 gene encoding WD repeat-containing protein 1 produces MTYDLKHVFASLPQMERGVAKVLGGDPKGNNFLYTNGKSVIIRNMDNPAIADIYTEHPHQVTVAKYAPSGFYIASGDVSGKIRIWDTTQKEHLLKYEYQPFGGKIKDIAWTEDSKRIACVGEGREKFGAVFLWDTGSSVGEISGHSKIINSVDIKQTRPYRLITGSDDNCGAFFEGPPFKFKFSSTDHSRFVNCVRFSPDGNRFCTAGADGQIFLYDGKTGEKLGALGGAKAHEGGVYAVSWSPDSSQLISASGDKTVKLWDVGTSMALTTFNMGADVMDQQLGCLWQKDHLLSISLSGYINYLDKSNPDRPLRTIKGHSKSIQSLTVHKNKGRAYIYSGSHDGHINYWDAETGENNCFSGKGHSNLVTKMVVDEADQLVTCSMDDTVRFTSVTKKEYSASNLVKMDVQPKHVSVATGGLTLAVCIGQVVLLKDQKKVFMLDSLDYEPEAGAIHPGGSTAAVGGADGKVHLYSVQGNTLKDEGKSMEAKGPVTDMAYSKDGAYLAVTDEKKVVTVFTVADDYAVKNDFYGHHAKVVTLAWSPDNEHFASGGMDMIVYVWTVNDADKRLKIPDAHRLHHVSGLAWIDEHTLVTTSHDASIKQWTLKF; encoded by the exons ATGACCTATGATTTGA AGCATGTATTTGCCAGCCTCCCGCAGATGGAGCGAGGAGTTGCCAAAGTCCTTGGTGGAGATCCCAAAGGCAACAACTTCCTCTACACCAATGGGAAGAGTGTCATCATCAGGAACATGGAT AACCCTGCCATAGCTGACATCTACACCGAGCACCCTCATCAAGTTACTGTTGCCAAGTATGCTCCCAGTGGCTTCTACATTGCGTCTGGAG ATGTGTCTGGTAAGATCCGTATCTGGGACACTACCCAGAAGGAGCACCTTCTGAAGTACGAGTACCAGCCTTTTGGGGGAAAAATCAAGGACATCGCCTGGACTGAGGACAGCAAAAGGATTGCTTGTGTGGGAGAGGGACGTGAGAA GTTTGGGGCTGTGTTCCTGTGGGACACTGGCTCCTCAGTGGGTGAGATCTCGGGCCACTCCAAAATCATCAACAGCGTGGACATCAAGCAGACTCGCCCCTACCGCCTCATCACCGGCAGTGATGACAACTGTGGGGCCTTCTTTGAGGGACCCCCTTTCAAGTTCAAGTTCTCAAGCACA GACCACAGCCGGTTTGTCAACTGCGTGCGTTTCTCTCCAGACGGGAACCGCTTCTGTACGGCTGGCGCTGACGGTCAG ATCTTTCTATACGACGGAAAGACTGGCGAGAAGCTTGGGGCTCTGGGCGGAGCGAAGGCCCACGAAGGAGGAGTCTATGCC GTAAGCTGGAGCCCTGACAGCTCCCAGCTCATCTCTGCCTCGGGTGACAAGACTGTGAAGCTGTGGGATGTGGGCACCAGCATGGCCCTCACCACCTTCAACATGGGTGCCGACGTCATGGACCAGCAGCTGGGCTGCCTGTGGCAGAAGGACCACCTGCTCAGCATATCCCTGTCGGGCTACATAAACTACCTGGATAAGAGCAACCCCGACCGGCCGCTCCGCACCATCAAG GGTCACAGCAAATCCATTCAGTCCTTGACTGTTCACAAAAACAAGGGGAGGGCTTACATCTACTCTGGCAGCCATGACGGGCACATCA ATTACTGGGATGCCGAGACCGGGGAGAACAACTGCTTCTCAGGGAAGGGCCACAGCAACCTTGTCACCAAGATGGTGGTGGACGAGGCCGACCAGCTGGTGACTTGCAGCATGGATGACACGGTCCGCTTCACCAGCGTGACAAAGAAAGAATACAG TGCTTCCAACCTGGTAAAGATGGACGTCCAGCCTAAACATGTTTCCGTAGCAACAGGGGGGCTCACATTGGCCGTGTGCATTGGACAG GTGGTGTTGCTGAAGGACCAGAAGAAGGTGTTCATGCTGGACAGTCTGGACTACGAGCCTGAAGCAGGAGCCATCCACCCAGGAGGCAGCACTGCGGCAGTGGGCGGCGCA GATGGGAAGGTCCACTTGTATTCTGTCCAAGGCAACACTCTGAAGGATGAGGGGAAGAGCATGGAGGCCAAAGGGCCAGTCACAGACATGGCCTACTCCAAAGACGGAGCCTACCTGGCCGTCACTGATGAGAAGAAGGTCGTCACAGTTTTCACCGTGGCGGATGATTACGCG GTCAAAAATGATTTTTATGGACACCACGCTAAAGTAGTTACCTTGGCCTGGTCCCCCGACAATGAGCACTTTGCCAGCGGTGGAATGGACATGATTGTCTACGTTTGGACAGTGAATGATGCAGATAAGAGGCTGAAGATCCCAG ATGCCCACAGGTTGCACCATGTCAGTGGCCTGGCCTGGATAGATGAACACACGCTAGTGACCACCTCTCATGACGCCAGCATCAAGCAGTGGACTCTTAAATTCTGA